AACATACACTAGAAAGTCTCAAACGCCACTCATCCCCATTGGCCATTGGTCTTGCATGCTTATACCATATCCTTGTTTTGACTAATCATGGATCCGTCTCGAAAAACATTGAGTTCTTCCATCgatttttcattgtttttgaaatttacctttttgatttttatgattatttttttttataatcgtTTCTTGCAAAGATAAGATTAAATAGAAGATATAAAGGTCCAATAACAAACTATCAGCCCCTTTAAATGTATAAACGAGGCCCAATAGATTGGTCCATCTTCATCATTGACTTATCAGAATCCTCTCTGATTCCACCCCTCTGCCTTCTGCCAAGTTCTGAAAAGGCTTGTCCTCTACTCCGCGACACATCGAGCCGAAGCTAAtctactctctttctctctgcaGCCACATAACGTTGGCTGTTAAGTTTTTTTACTTGAATAGTTCTTTAGTCATGGTTCAATGTACTAGTTAGTTATCTCATTCCGGTTAACTAAAGTCTATATATAGACACATACATTGTAACGAACACTAATGATGAATAACAGAATCTCATTTCATCATGTGATCAACCATGAAGATGGGTGTAACAAGAGAAGATCAAACTCCCAGGGAACCTCACTGTGAGTATAAGTAATAATCCTAACTTCGTGAaaaggttaaaaaaaatatggttaGGTGATCCGGGAACTTGAACTGTAATAGGCTTAGTGAAATGTACTTGGTGGATTtcgtatttgtatttttttttttctaccacATGTGAGGTTTTACTGTTTAAGCAACTTAAGAGGCAAAAGGTGAGTGGCCACTAGGCATACACATCATCCAAAAAGTTGATAAAAAGATTTGTCTCTTATCCAATTTCCAAATGTCtatcttaaaaattaaaatacatcaACACCTTTGAAGTTGAAGCATATCTATTGCCCATCCTTCTGACTAGGATTTCTAGAACCAGACTCATTACCTCTGACTCTCATCTATCCACTATCTTATATGTAAATGTTACTTTTATGCTCTGTCTTCTCTTCAGAGAAACTAAAGTGAACTGAGTCAGAGAAACAAAGAAggtagaaagagagagatggaTGCTTGTTTTCTTACCTCAAGATCAATCTCTGGTGTCAAAGATCTTGTCCCATTCATCAAAACCAGAATCTTTTCTTGTTACCCCAGGAGAAACTCCAGCCAGTTTCTCACCAGGAAGGTTGCTTCTCCAATCTCTATAAACTGTAAGTTGTTTGAGTTTCACAATCACAATCAGCTGTTTCAGGTCTAATGAGAGTATTGTTTTGCTTGTGTAGGTTCTCTTTCGGATTCATGGAAGCCACTGGAGGATGATGCTGATCTCTTCAAGGACTGTGTCAACAATTCTACATCAGATGCTGCTGACTGGAGAGAGTTCAGGGCAAGGCTCGTAGCTGGAGAGCAAGCTGCAGCCCCTGAGAAGGACTCTAACAAATGGGCACACAAGATCCTAGAGCCAGAGACAGGATGTCTCCTAATAGCAACAGAGAAGCTAAATGGAGTCCACATCTTCGAAAAGACGGTGATCCTCCTCCTCTCCGTTGGACCCTCAGGTCCCATAGGAGTCATCCTCAACCGCCCCTCGCTCATGTCAATCAAGGAGAGCAAATCAACGGTCCTAGACACGTCCGGAACGTTTTTAGACAAAAGCCTCTTCTTCGGTGGACCTTTGGAAGAAGGTTTGTTGTTCCTGGTGAGTCCTGGCGAGGACAACGAGGTTGAGAAGAGCGGAGTGTTCAGACAAGTGATGAAAGGGTTGTACTACGGGACGAGGGAGAGTGTAGGATTGGCTGCAGAGATGGTGAAGAGGAAGGTGGTGGGGAGAAGTGAGATGAGATTCTTTGATGGGTATTGTGGTTGGGAGAAAGAGCAGTTGAAAGCAGAGGTGTTGGGTGGGTATTGGACTGTGGCTGCTTGTAGCTTGAGTGTTGTTGAGGTTGGTTCTGTTGTACAGAGTCAAGGTCTTTGGGATGAGGTTGTTGGTCTTATTGGACCTCAAACTGGCTCTGTTATCTAAATTAAAACTGTTGTATATGTTTCATCTCTAATTTATTAATACGAGTGTTTCTCTACTTTCTATATCATGAGTTacttgtgaaaaaaaaaaattaatacatatcTCGGGTTACTTTTGAACAACTTAAATGTTTTCAAGTAAATGcttaatatttttctaaatttgttACGGTACGagaaaaatcagaaaacaaCCATTAAAACTCCGAACTTTCAAattaaagccaaaaaaaaattccaactCATGTTTAAGTCCAAAAAACCATCAACTTTCAAATATCGGTCGTTTTAACTCTCATATTTTGTTGACTCGGCCAATTAAGGAACTCGAATAGTCAACTGTTAAACTCGATTAGAAAAATAGACGTATGTTAacgatattgttttaaaaactgATTAAACATTAATCAAACAACGTCGTTTGGTTTTGTAAACACTTAAAACATCAGTTTTGGAGAGGAAGATGAAGTCGATTTGTGGTTCTAGTTTCACGAAAGAGATGATTTAAGTAattaaagaagcaaaaaaacCATCGTTTGAGtaagtttttaaaacattaacGTTTAGAGAGTGAAAAGAcatctatttttataatttagtttataGTTGACTATTTGAGTTTCTTAAATAGccaaatcaataaaatatgaGAGTCAAAACGACCAATATTTGAAAGTTGAGGATTTTTTTAGCTCAAACATGAGTTAGAGGTTTTATTTGCTTTAATTTGAAAGTTTGGGGTTTTAATGGTTGTTTTCTCGAGAAAAATTACATAGACGGGACTCTCTACAACCGGCAATACTAATTGCCTTATTCAGATACTTTCAATAGCAAGATCACGAGGAAGGGGAGTTTCTGATAACAGAAACTCGGTTCAGAAAACATAACCAATCTCATGGTAGCTTCATTCATCTCATGTCTCTCAAACTCGGTCATAAGATATCTTTTGAGTTTCTTCTGAGCAAACaaagatccaaaaaaaaaaaaaaaattaaaagagaaactGAAGAATGCAAATTtgagtcatcatcatcatcttgttCTTCTCTTCATCCACCAGAGGATTGCAAGTCTTGATTACTTTAGT
This genomic stretch from Brassica napus cultivar Da-Ae chromosome C9, Da-Ae, whole genome shotgun sequence harbors:
- the LOC106401902 gene encoding UPF0301 protein Plut_0637 encodes the protein MDACFLTSRSISGVKDLVPFIKTRIFSCYPRRNSSQFLTRKVASPISINCSLSDSWKPLEDDADLFKDCVNNSTSDAADWREFRARLVAGEQAAAPEKDSNKWAHKILEPETGCLLIATEKLNGVHIFEKTVILLLSVGPSGPIGVILNRPSLMSIKESKSTVLDTSGTFLDKSLFFGGPLEEGLLFLVSPGEDNEVEKSGVFRQVMKGLYYGTRESVGLAAEMVKRKVVGRSEMRFFDGYCGWEKEQLKAEVLGGYWTVAACSLSVVEVGSVVQSQGLWDEVVGLIGPQTGSVI